In Streptomyces nojiriensis, one genomic interval encodes:
- a CDS encoding LysE/ArgO family amino acid transporter: MNYGIVTAALAGFGSGLSLIVAIGAQNAFVLRQGARRHAVLAVVAICAVSDAVLITLGVAGVGAFVTAWPAALTAVGLAGGGFLICYGVLAARRVLRPAPGAALTTEGATSGSARRAVLTALAMTWLNPHVYLDTVLLLGSLAADRGDLRWAFAIGAVLASLTWFAGLGYGARLLSGLLARPAAWRVLDGLVAATMVTMGGLLLARA; the protein is encoded by the coding sequence ATGAACTACGGCATCGTCACCGCGGCCCTGGCCGGCTTCGGCAGCGGACTCTCCCTCATCGTCGCCATCGGCGCGCAGAACGCCTTCGTCCTCCGCCAGGGCGCGCGCCGCCACGCGGTCCTCGCCGTGGTCGCCATCTGCGCCGTCTCCGACGCGGTCCTCATCACCCTCGGCGTCGCCGGCGTCGGCGCCTTCGTCACCGCCTGGCCGGCCGCCCTGACGGCGGTCGGGCTGGCCGGCGGCGGGTTCCTGATCTGCTACGGGGTCCTGGCCGCCCGCCGGGTGCTGCGGCCCGCCCCCGGCGCCGCCCTCACCACGGAGGGGGCGACGAGCGGGTCCGCCCGCCGGGCCGTGCTGACCGCTCTGGCCATGACCTGGCTCAACCCGCACGTCTACCTGGACACCGTGCTGCTCCTCGGCTCCCTCGCCGCCGACCGCGGCGACCTGCGCTGGGCCTTCGCCATCGGGGCCGTGCTGGCCAGCCTGACCTGGTTCGCCGGTCTGGGCTACGGAGCCCGGCTGCTGAGCGGTCTGCTCGCCCGCCCGGCTGCCTGGCGGGTCCTGGACGGGCTCGTCGCTGCGACCATGGTCACCATGGGCGGCCTGCTGCTGGCCCGCGCCTAG
- a CDS encoding LysR family transcriptional regulator ArgP — MDELPLDQVRTLLAVVDEGTFDAAAAALHVTPSAVSQRVKALEQRTGRVLLMRTKPVRATESGEVVVRFARQLARLERDARAELGMADGMGPVRLPIAVNADSLATWFLPALARVPQDPPVCIELHREDESHTTALLREGQVMAAVTSSPDPVAGCSVRLLGLVRYLPTASPEFAARYLTGAPERDLREAPTIVFDRKDDLQDAFVRALTGDPAAGAGPVRHYIPTSEGFRDAVVAGLGWGLVPEQQSRPLVRTGQLVLLEPLRPMDVPLYWQQWRLDSPALSSVAEVIAAAARESLRHLRPDRQDTP; from the coding sequence ATGGATGAGCTTCCGCTGGACCAGGTACGCACGCTGCTCGCCGTGGTGGACGAGGGCACCTTCGACGCGGCGGCGGCCGCCCTGCACGTGACCCCCTCCGCGGTCAGCCAGCGGGTCAAGGCGCTGGAGCAGCGGACCGGGCGGGTGCTGCTGATGCGTACGAAGCCGGTGCGGGCGACCGAATCCGGGGAGGTGGTGGTCCGCTTCGCCCGGCAGCTGGCGCGCCTGGAGCGCGACGCTCGGGCCGAGCTGGGGATGGCCGACGGGATGGGCCCGGTGCGGCTGCCGATCGCGGTGAACGCGGACTCCCTCGCCACCTGGTTCCTGCCGGCGCTCGCGCGGGTGCCGCAGGATCCGCCGGTCTGCATCGAGCTCCACCGCGAGGACGAGTCCCACACGACGGCGCTGCTGCGGGAGGGGCAGGTGATGGCGGCGGTGACCTCCTCGCCCGACCCGGTGGCCGGGTGCAGCGTACGGCTGCTGGGACTGGTCCGGTACCTGCCGACGGCGAGTCCCGAGTTCGCGGCCCGGTACCTGACCGGGGCACCGGAACGGGATCTGCGCGAGGCGCCGACGATCGTGTTCGACCGGAAGGACGACCTCCAGGACGCCTTCGTCCGCGCGCTGACGGGGGACCCGGCGGCCGGGGCGGGGCCGGTACGGCACTACATCCCGACGTCGGAGGGGTTCCGTGACGCGGTGGTCGCGGGGCTGGGGTGGGGGCTGGTGCCGGAGCAGCAGTCGAGACCGCTGGTACGGACGGGGCAGTTGGTGCTGCTGGAGCCGCTGCGGCCGATGGACGTACCCCTGTACTGGCAGCAGTGGAGGCTCGACTCGCCCGCGCTGTCGTCGGTCGCCGAAGTGATCGCGGCGGCGGCCCGGGAGTCGCTCCGGCACCTGCGGCCTGACCGGCAGGACACCCCCTAA
- a CDS encoding TOBE domain-containing protein, whose translation MESYTIGQAARLLGVSVDTARRWADADRFPTHREGTRRMVDGPDLAAFCVEAAQEGAEGEEAPYTSARNAFPGIVTGVKLGTVDAQVEIQAGPHRIVSLLTREAVEELGLEVGARATARVKSTSVFIDRV comes from the coding sequence ATGGAGTCCTACACGATCGGCCAGGCGGCCCGGCTGCTCGGCGTCAGCGTCGACACGGCCCGGCGCTGGGCGGATGCCGACCGGTTCCCCACCCACCGCGAGGGCACGCGGCGCATGGTGGACGGGCCGGACCTGGCCGCCTTCTGCGTCGAGGCCGCGCAGGAGGGCGCCGAGGGCGAGGAGGCCCCGTACACCTCGGCCCGCAACGCCTTCCCCGGCATCGTCACCGGGGTGAAGCTCGGCACGGTCGACGCGCAGGTGGAGATCCAGGCCGGGCCGCACCGGATCGTGTCGCTGCTGACGCGGGAGGCGGTGGAGGAGCTCGGGCTGGAGGTGGGCGCGCGGGCCACGGCACGGGTGAAGTCGACGAGCGTGTTCATCGACCGGGTCTGA